From a single Micromonospora sp. WMMD1102 genomic region:
- a CDS encoding AraC family transcriptional regulator: MDVLSDLVAVMRSGRPRSARLAWPAPWAQEFGPVPGAVGFQVILGGPCWLIRPEAEPVPLAVGDVLFRAHGRGHVLADNPSTRPVAPACDPTVPQALVRSAAATGPGHGDSTGVDAGTVAGSAGVTVTLCGAYELDPARTHPLLHDLPELIHLPAHLGRHPELRSTVDLLAAELGTPRLGTDAIVPALLDTLLLFVLRAWFDRAPAAGSGWAAALRDPVTSVALRAIHREPARPWTVATLAAEAGLSRAPFARRFSTLLGRPPLAYLTWWRMTLAARLLRESDAPLTAIAGRVGYSSEFAFGAAFKRRYGIAPGRFRRTGHHGEV; encoded by the coding sequence ATGGACGTGCTCAGCGACCTGGTCGCGGTGATGCGGTCCGGCCGGCCGAGATCGGCCAGGCTGGCCTGGCCCGCTCCGTGGGCCCAGGAGTTCGGGCCGGTGCCCGGAGCCGTTGGCTTCCAGGTGATCCTCGGCGGCCCGTGCTGGCTGATCCGGCCGGAGGCCGAGCCGGTGCCGCTGGCCGTCGGGGACGTGCTGTTCCGGGCACACGGGCGCGGACACGTCCTGGCCGACAACCCGTCGACCCGCCCCGTCGCACCCGCCTGCGACCCGACCGTCCCGCAGGCCCTCGTCCGGTCCGCCGCTGCCACCGGACCCGGTCACGGCGACTCGACCGGCGTCGACGCCGGGACGGTAGCGGGGTCCGCCGGGGTGACGGTGACGCTCTGCGGGGCCTACGAACTCGACCCAGCCCGGACCCACCCGCTCCTGCACGACCTGCCCGAACTGATCCACCTGCCCGCGCACCTCGGACGGCACCCCGAACTGCGATCCACGGTCGACCTGCTCGCCGCCGAGCTCGGCACACCCCGGCTCGGCACCGACGCCATCGTGCCGGCGCTGCTGGACACCCTGCTGCTCTTCGTCCTGCGCGCCTGGTTCGACCGGGCACCCGCGGCCGGCTCCGGCTGGGCGGCCGCGTTGCGCGATCCGGTGACCAGCGTGGCACTGCGGGCCATCCACCGCGAGCCGGCCCGGCCCTGGACGGTCGCGACCCTGGCCGCCGAGGCCGGGCTCTCCAGAGCGCCGTTCGCCCGCCGGTTCAGCACGCTGCTCGGGCGGCCACCGCTGGCGTACCTGACCTGGTGGCGGATGACCCTCGCCGCCCGGCTGCTCCGGGAGTCCGACGCGCCGCTGACCGCCATCGCCGGCCGGGTCGGCTACAGCTCCGAGTTCGCCTTCGGTGCCGCGTTCAAGCGCCGCTACGGGATCGCCCCGGGCCGCTTCCGACGCACCGGTCACCACGGGGAGGTGTGA
- a CDS encoding NADP-dependent oxidoreductase, protein MRTERSMRAARIHRYGDASVIRHDEVPRPVPGDGEVLVEVAATSFNPSEVGLRAGLLRSLFALELPYTLGWDVAGTVVEVGGGVRTWTVGDRMVGRVDTGGAADYVVAAAGTVVPAPRTVPLAHAAALPVAGLTAWQAVYEQARLTSGQRVLVNGAGGGVGGFAVQLARYTGATVIATASRRSAGTLRRLGADQIVDYTATSLVEALDEPVDALLNLVPLDPRQAGALLPLVRPGGILVSATVPVPAPAGSAVRTTRFVARNDPDQLAGLVELVDAGVVRLDIAGFRPLAELAELHREAEAGRIRGKTILIPAGVTADAPH, encoded by the coding sequence GTGAGAACCGAACGAAGCATGCGGGCCGCACGGATCCACCGGTACGGCGACGCCTCCGTGATCCGCCACGACGAGGTCCCCCGGCCGGTGCCCGGCGACGGCGAGGTGCTGGTCGAGGTGGCCGCCACCTCGTTCAACCCGTCCGAGGTCGGTCTGCGCGCAGGGCTGCTGCGATCGCTGTTCGCGCTCGAGTTGCCGTACACCCTGGGTTGGGACGTGGCCGGCACGGTCGTCGAGGTGGGTGGCGGGGTGCGGACCTGGACCGTGGGGGACCGGATGGTCGGCCGGGTCGACACCGGCGGCGCGGCGGACTATGTCGTCGCGGCGGCCGGCACGGTGGTGCCGGCTCCCCGCACGGTGCCGCTGGCGCACGCCGCCGCGCTGCCGGTCGCCGGGCTGACCGCCTGGCAGGCGGTGTACGAGCAGGCCCGGCTCACCTCCGGCCAGCGAGTACTCGTGAACGGCGCGGGCGGCGGCGTCGGCGGCTTCGCCGTGCAACTCGCCAGGTACACCGGGGCGACGGTGATCGCCACCGCGAGCCGGCGCAGCGCCGGGACGCTACGCCGGCTCGGTGCCGACCAAATCGTCGACTACACCGCGACCTCGCTTGTCGAGGCGCTGGACGAGCCGGTCGACGCGCTACTCAACCTGGTCCCGCTCGACCCGCGGCAGGCTGGGGCGCTGCTTCCGCTGGTCCGGCCGGGAGGCATCCTGGTCTCGGCCACCGTTCCCGTTCCCGCGCCGGCCGGCTCGGCGGTCCGGACGACGCGGTTCGTGGCCCGCAACGATCCCGACCAGCTCGCCGGGTTGGTGGAGCTGGTGGACGCCGGTGTCGTCCGGTTGGACATCGCCGGGTTTAGGCCGCTGGCCGAGTTGGCCGAGCTGCACCGGGAGGCGGAGGCCGGGCGGATCCGGGGCAAGACGATCCTGATCCCGGCGGGTGTCACGGCCGACGCGCCGCACTGA
- a CDS encoding ABC transporter ATP-binding protein: protein MTTGLPVAESSEVRRATLELIRRDRRAVAVILVLHVAATVAGLAAPWLLGVIVDMVVAGAGTATVDRLALAIVGCVLVQTVLFRYAQYAGHRFGERAVARLREEFVRRTLALPVSVVERAGTGDLATRSSVDVGTVGLTVRRVVPVVAIASAQLVLLFGAIFLLHPVLGVAALAGLPSIVAVTRWYLRRASTAYLAEGAASAELTETLTTTAEGARTVEALRLSEERMAHGRERIGRVWATRRRTLGLRSVFFPVVEGSYPLPIAAVLLVGGLGLHNGLVTLGEVVAATLYLQQAIGPLDQLLLWLEQAQRGLASFARVLGVGQVPPEPRGRTSEAPGQQLLVRGARFGYADGPDVLHGIDLVIRPGERLAVVGPSGAGKSTLARLLAGIDRPRHGEVTLGGCPITDLDPAQRRRRIALVTQEHHVFLGSLRDNLAFAAPDATDPQMRSALVAVGADWYAELPDGLDTELGDGARELGPADAQQLALARLVLADPHTLILDEATAALDPSTARRTERALGAVLAGRTVIAIAHRLNTAHDADRVAVMADGRITELGSHDELLRADGAYAALWRSWHG, encoded by the coding sequence ATGACGACCGGACTTCCGGTGGCGGAGTCGTCCGAAGTCCGCCGGGCAACCCTGGAGCTGATCCGCCGGGACCGGCGGGCGGTGGCGGTGATCCTGGTACTCCACGTCGCGGCCACCGTCGCCGGGCTGGCCGCGCCCTGGCTGCTCGGCGTCATCGTCGACATGGTGGTGGCCGGCGCTGGGACAGCCACCGTGGACCGGCTGGCGCTGGCGATCGTCGGCTGCGTACTCGTGCAGACCGTGCTCTTCCGCTACGCCCAGTACGCCGGCCACCGGTTCGGGGAGCGGGCGGTGGCCCGGCTCCGCGAGGAGTTCGTCCGGCGGACGCTGGCGCTGCCGGTCTCGGTCGTCGAGCGGGCCGGCACCGGCGACCTCGCCACCCGCAGCTCGGTCGACGTCGGCACGGTCGGGCTGACGGTGCGCCGGGTGGTGCCGGTGGTGGCGATCGCCTCGGCGCAACTGGTCCTGCTCTTCGGGGCGATCTTCCTGCTGCATCCGGTGCTCGGCGTCGCCGCGCTGGCCGGGTTGCCGTCGATCGTCGCGGTGACCCGCTGGTATCTGCGCCGGGCGTCCACCGCCTACCTCGCCGAGGGCGCCGCATCGGCCGAGCTGACCGAGACGCTCACCACCACCGCCGAGGGCGCCCGGACCGTCGAGGCGCTCCGGCTCAGCGAGGAACGGATGGCGCACGGCCGGGAGCGGATCGGCCGGGTGTGGGCTACCCGACGGCGTACCCTCGGGCTGCGCTCGGTCTTCTTTCCCGTGGTGGAGGGGAGCTATCCGCTGCCGATCGCGGCGGTGCTGCTCGTCGGCGGCCTCGGTCTGCACAACGGGCTGGTCACGCTCGGCGAGGTGGTGGCCGCCACGCTCTATCTGCAACAGGCGATCGGCCCGCTGGACCAACTCCTGCTCTGGCTGGAGCAGGCGCAGCGCGGGCTGGCGTCGTTCGCCCGGGTGCTCGGCGTCGGCCAGGTGCCGCCGGAGCCGCGCGGCCGGACCTCCGAGGCACCCGGGCAGCAACTCCTGGTCCGGGGCGCCCGGTTCGGCTACGCGGACGGACCCGACGTGCTGCACGGCATCGACCTGGTGATCCGTCCCGGCGAGCGGCTGGCCGTCGTCGGTCCGTCCGGCGCCGGCAAGTCCACGCTGGCCCGGCTGCTGGCCGGGATCGACCGGCCCCGGCACGGCGAGGTGACCCTCGGCGGCTGCCCGATCACCGACCTCGACCCGGCGCAGCGCCGCCGCCGGATCGCGCTGGTCACCCAGGAGCACCACGTCTTCCTCGGCTCGCTGCGGGACAACCTGGCCTTCGCCGCCCCGGATGCCACCGACCCGCAGATGCGGTCCGCGCTGGTCGCGGTCGGTGCCGACTGGTACGCCGAACTGCCCGACGGGCTCGACACCGAACTCGGCGACGGGGCCCGGGAGCTGGGTCCGGCCGACGCGCAGCAGCTCGCGCTGGCCCGGCTGGTGCTGGCCGACCCGCACACGCTGATCCTGGACGAGGCGACCGCGGCGCTCGACCCGAGCACGGCCCGGCGGACCGAACGGGCGCTCGGGGCGGTGCTGGCCGGACGTACGGTGATCGCGATCGCACACCGGCTGAACACCGCGCACGACGCCGACCGGGTGGCGGTGATGGCGGACGGCCGGATCACCGAGCTGGGCAGTCACGACGAGCTGCTCAGGGCCGACGGCGCCTATGCGGCGCTCTGGCGCTCCTGGCACGGCTGA
- a CDS encoding ABC transporter ATP-binding protein, giving the protein MLRGSLIGTAWMVGLALRPYLVSRAIDDGLRTGDTGALLFWVAAIVVAGFGLAQLGILRHRTMTFIREDASARSAAVLLRQLTRIGAVLPRKLAAGEVATVGGSDITNTSHVLTLTGPGVGAVMAYTVVAVILWSISPRLAICVLLGVPAVALLVGPLLRRLDRAESRYRHRQGVLTTRAGDIVAGLRVLAGVGGRDLFARRYADQSRELRSEGYRVGAVGSWIEALTAAVPAGFLAAVIWLAARMAVHGDITIGQLVAVYGYVAVLVIPVWFMLEGSYQLIRGRVAARRIVNLLRLTPDEVTGPDGATGPEDSAVGRGRNRPAAARSAPAGPADLHDPATGLTVPAGRLVAVAAADPAEATALADRLGRYAPSDVTWGGVPLAEVALPEVRERILLADHDSYLFAGTLREILHSGRRHDDARLRTGLRVASAEDVLDALPDGLDTAIDTRARRLSGGQRQRVRLARALLVEPEVLILVDPTSAVDAHTEARIAQRLRAARAARTTVLLATSPLLLGHAEQVAHLRAGRIVGTGSHAELLDRDPDYRALVSRDGEPVPAGSSNADTAEALR; this is encoded by the coding sequence GTGCTGCGGGGCAGCCTGATCGGCACGGCCTGGATGGTCGGGCTCGCGCTGCGGCCGTACCTCGTCTCCCGGGCGATCGACGACGGACTGCGCACCGGTGACACGGGTGCCCTGCTGTTCTGGGTCGCCGCGATCGTCGTCGCCGGGTTCGGGCTGGCCCAGCTCGGCATCCTGCGGCACCGCACGATGACCTTCATCCGGGAGGACGCCAGCGCCCGCTCCGCCGCCGTACTGCTGCGGCAACTCACCCGGATCGGTGCGGTGCTGCCCCGCAAGCTCGCCGCCGGCGAGGTCGCCACCGTCGGCGGCTCCGACATCACCAACACCTCGCACGTGTTGACGCTCACCGGTCCGGGCGTCGGCGCGGTCATGGCGTACACGGTCGTCGCCGTCATCCTCTGGTCGATCTCCCCACGGCTCGCCATCTGCGTCCTGCTCGGCGTGCCGGCGGTCGCCCTGCTGGTCGGCCCGCTGCTGCGCCGGTTGGACCGGGCCGAGTCCCGCTACCGGCACCGGCAGGGAGTCCTCACCACCCGGGCCGGGGACATCGTCGCCGGGCTGCGGGTGCTCGCCGGGGTCGGCGGCCGGGACCTCTTCGCCCGCCGGTACGCGGACCAGTCCCGGGAACTGCGGAGCGAGGGCTACCGGGTCGGCGCGGTCGGCAGCTGGATCGAGGCGCTGACCGCCGCCGTCCCGGCCGGGTTCCTCGCCGCCGTGATCTGGCTGGCCGCCAGGATGGCCGTGCACGGCGACATCACCATCGGGCAGCTCGTCGCCGTCTACGGGTATGTCGCGGTGCTGGTCATCCCGGTCTGGTTCATGCTGGAGGGCAGTTACCAGTTGATCCGGGGCCGGGTCGCCGCCCGCCGGATCGTCAACCTGCTCCGGCTGACCCCGGACGAGGTGACCGGACCGGACGGGGCGACCGGACCGGAGGACTCGGCTGTCGGGCGGGGACGGAACCGTCCCGCCGCCGCGCGGTCCGCTCCGGCCGGTCCCGCCGACCTGCACGATCCGGCCACCGGGCTGACCGTGCCGGCCGGCCGGCTGGTCGCGGTCGCCGCCGCCGACCCGGCCGAGGCGACCGCGCTGGCCGACCGGCTCGGCCGGTACGCACCCAGCGACGTGACCTGGGGCGGTGTGCCGCTGGCCGAGGTCGCCCTGCCGGAGGTGCGGGAGCGGATCCTGCTCGCCGACCACGACTCCTACCTCTTCGCCGGGACGCTCCGGGAGATCCTGCACAGTGGGCGGCGGCACGACGACGCGCGGCTGCGCACCGGCCTGCGGGTCGCCTCGGCCGAGGACGTCCTGGACGCCCTGCCCGACGGGCTGGACACTGCGATCGACACCCGGGCCCGCCGGCTCTCCGGCGGCCAGCGGCAGCGGGTACGCCTGGCCCGGGCACTGCTCGTCGAACCGGAGGTGCTGATCCTGGTCGACCCGACCTCGGCGGTGGACGCGCACACCGAGGCGCGGATCGCGCAGCGGCTCCGGGCGGCCCGGGCCGCCCGGACGACGGTGCTGCTCGCCACCTCGCCGCTGCTGCTGGGGCACGCCGAGCAGGTGGCGCACCTGCGGGCCGGGCGGATCGTCGGCACCGGCAGCCATGCCGAACTGCTCGACCGTGACCCGGACTACCGGGCGCTGGTCTCCCGCGACGGTGAGCCGGTCCCGGCCGGCAGTTCCAACGCCGACACCGCCGAGGCGCTGCGATGA
- a CDS encoding GNAT family N-acetyltransferase, with amino-acid sequence MEIRPYRPGDRDAVHDICIRTADLGQDASGSYADPDILPNIFALPYAELEPELAFVLDDGGRAVGYVLGTADTGVFARRFRAEWLPRVAERYPAPAGEPATRDEAMAYELHTPERMVVPGLDDYPAHLHIDLLPGYQRAGHGRAMMDTFVAALRRAGVPGLHVGMISANRPARTFYDRLGFHVVEVADPGPLTYLGLRL; translated from the coding sequence ATGGAGATCCGCCCGTACCGGCCCGGTGACCGGGACGCCGTGCACGACATCTGCATCCGTACCGCCGACCTGGGGCAGGACGCCTCCGGCTCGTACGCCGACCCGGACATCCTGCCGAACATCTTCGCCCTGCCGTACGCCGAACTGGAGCCGGAACTGGCGTTCGTGCTGGACGACGGCGGACGGGCCGTCGGCTACGTACTCGGTACCGCCGACACCGGCGTCTTCGCCCGGCGGTTCCGGGCCGAGTGGCTGCCCCGGGTCGCCGAGCGCTATCCGGCACCGGCCGGCGAACCGGCGACCCGGGACGAGGCGATGGCGTACGAACTGCACACCCCGGAGCGGATGGTCGTGCCGGGCCTCGACGACTATCCGGCACACCTGCACATCGACCTGCTCCCCGGTTACCAGCGCGCCGGCCACGGCCGGGCCATGATGGACACCTTCGTCGCGGCGCTGCGCCGGGCCGGCGTACCCGGGCTGCACGTCGGCATGATCAGCGCGAACCGTCCGGCCCGGACCTTCTACGACCGGCTCGGCTTCCACGTCGTCGAGGTCGCCGACCCCGGTCCGCTCACCTATCTCGGCCTGCGGCTCTGA
- a CDS encoding nucleotidyl transferase AbiEii/AbiGii toxin family protein, translating to MSEVSGDFEIHVTTYGQHADRLATLAAERGVKFLHIMLDRGEFTSQPMLTLTGRGTLAEQHAVVRRWQRELREAGIHPCRSEIEAAPWCAGVPRSDAEAANEPAGRYFEHHVKLLLPTATVPELLAVTDLVSPHGARLSRNARRERADGGQERFVTQRCHGVGLDTARLRLDALVEDLRSAGHEIVSVEQEYVVFDSDLAHDRGWLTGYARWQPNEYAIRREEELRSAPVAGPDFPPTYRPLRADPAVRQRAAFDPALKQYPNAYRAGEPTFLAADTGRRWIGARHAAIKRVLAAVAATSWGERLVLRGSVTMAAWVGEAAREPGDLDFVVTPHTVTSDSAEARALLDGLRVAVRRIPDDAGLRADEITESAIWTYERADGRRLVVPFGAPGAPDGHVQLDIVFGERLPVAPEVLVLPGVDEPVLAAPAALSLAWKLLWLATDAYPQGKDLYDAVLLAEHSTVDRELVRTMMRPELGAEADVFTAETVLNWDVDWSNFVDEYPGVTGTAEQWARRLAVALDRAWE from the coding sequence GTGTCTGAGGTGTCGGGGGACTTCGAGATCCACGTGACGACGTACGGGCAGCACGCCGACCGGCTGGCGACGCTGGCGGCGGAACGCGGGGTGAAGTTCCTGCACATCATGCTCGACCGTGGCGAGTTCACCTCGCAGCCGATGCTCACCCTGACCGGCCGGGGCACCCTGGCGGAGCAGCACGCCGTGGTGCGGCGGTGGCAACGCGAGCTGCGCGAGGCGGGCATCCACCCGTGCCGGTCAGAGATCGAGGCGGCGCCGTGGTGTGCCGGCGTACCACGGTCCGACGCCGAGGCGGCGAACGAGCCGGCGGGGCGGTATTTCGAGCACCACGTGAAGCTGCTGCTGCCCACCGCGACCGTGCCGGAACTGCTGGCCGTCACCGACCTGGTCAGCCCGCACGGCGCCCGGCTGTCCCGCAACGCCCGGCGGGAACGGGCCGACGGCGGGCAGGAGAGGTTCGTGACCCAGCGCTGCCACGGCGTCGGGCTCGACACGGCCAGGTTACGACTCGACGCGCTCGTCGAGGACCTCCGGTCGGCCGGTCACGAGATCGTCTCGGTCGAGCAGGAGTACGTGGTCTTCGACAGCGACCTGGCCCACGACCGGGGTTGGCTGACCGGGTACGCCCGATGGCAGCCGAACGAGTACGCGATCAGGCGGGAGGAAGAGTTGCGCTCCGCACCGGTCGCCGGCCCGGACTTTCCGCCGACCTACCGGCCACTGCGCGCCGACCCGGCGGTACGGCAGCGGGCGGCGTTCGATCCCGCGCTGAAGCAGTACCCGAACGCCTACCGTGCCGGCGAGCCCACCTTCCTGGCGGCCGACACCGGCCGGCGCTGGATCGGCGCCCGGCACGCCGCGATCAAGCGCGTCCTGGCGGCGGTCGCCGCGACGTCCTGGGGCGAGCGGCTGGTGCTGCGCGGCAGTGTCACGATGGCGGCCTGGGTCGGCGAGGCCGCCCGGGAGCCGGGCGACCTCGACTTCGTGGTCACCCCGCACACCGTCACCAGCGACAGCGCGGAGGCCCGCGCGCTGCTGGACGGGCTCAGGGTCGCCGTGCGGCGCATCCCGGACGACGCCGGGCTGCGGGCGGACGAGATCACCGAGTCGGCCATCTGGACGTACGAGCGGGCCGACGGGCGACGGCTGGTCGTCCCGTTCGGCGCGCCCGGGGCACCGGACGGACACGTGCAGCTCGACATCGTCTTCGGGGAACGGCTGCCGGTCGCCCCGGAGGTGCTGGTGCTGCCCGGCGTGGACGAGCCGGTCCTGGCCGCGCCCGCCGCGCTCTCGCTGGCCTGGAAGCTGCTCTGGCTGGCCACCGACGCGTACCCGCAGGGCAAGGATCTCTACGACGCCGTGCTGCTGGCCGAGCACAGCACCGTCGACCGGGAACTCGTCCGCACCATGATGCGGCCGGAACTCGGTGCCGAGGCCGACGTCTTCACGGCGGAGACGGTGCTCAACTGGGACGTCGACTGGAGCAACTTCGTCGACGAGTACCCGGGAGTCACCGGCACGGCTGAGCAGTGGGCGCGGCGACTGGCGGTCGCGCTCGACCGGGCCTGGGAATGA
- a CDS encoding cupin domain-containing protein, whose protein sequence is MTDAAIRPFVRREAEGETLWFLSSLVTVKADGAATGGRVTVVEFVNPPGFAPPVHRHLAEDEMFYVISGAAEFRCAGEVFPVGPGDFVLLPAGLAHTFLVGADEPLRTLQITAPAGFERFAAEVGAPAREPRLPDPGPVDPAALGHAAARHGIELLGPPPTH, encoded by the coding sequence ATGACCGATGCGGCAATCCGTCCGTTCGTACGCCGAGAGGCCGAAGGGGAGACCCTGTGGTTCCTCAGCAGCCTGGTGACGGTCAAGGCCGACGGCGCGGCGACGGGTGGGCGGGTCACCGTCGTGGAATTCGTGAACCCGCCCGGCTTCGCGCCGCCGGTGCACCGGCATCTGGCCGAGGACGAGATGTTCTACGTCATCTCCGGCGCCGCCGAGTTCCGCTGCGCCGGTGAGGTGTTTCCGGTCGGGCCGGGTGACTTCGTGCTGCTGCCGGCGGGTCTGGCCCACACCTTCCTGGTCGGCGCCGACGAGCCGCTGCGTACCCTGCAGATCACCGCGCCCGCCGGGTTCGAGCGGTTCGCCGCCGAGGTCGGCGCGCCGGCCCGGGAACCGCGACTGCCCGATCCCGGACCGGTCGACCCCGCCGCCCTCGGGCACGCGGCGGCCCGGCACGGCATCGAACTGCTCGGACCGCCGCCCACCCACTGA
- a CDS encoding helix-turn-helix transcriptional regulator, with translation MQAGVDSTVPRRELGRHLRQLREDARLTIRVVAEALEWSMPKIWRIESGATSMRSLDVEAMCRIYGASPQMTEALTGLAKETRARGWWHCYGEAIPGWFEPYLGLEAVASHLRMYEPQFVPGLLQTPAYATEVSRIVSPELAPAERERAVRIELSRQEILDGQRGPAPQLDVVLDEAVLRRAAGSGQMMGEQLRHLVTVSQQPNISVRVLPFSAGLYRAERANGGFAILEFPKDGLGRRTEPPIVYSGGLTGALYLEKPHEVDSHAALWRDFEEICLTEELSRKLITTVAEEYGG, from the coding sequence GTGCAGGCAGGGGTGGACTCCACCGTTCCTCGCAGAGAGCTGGGGCGGCACCTACGCCAGCTCCGCGAGGATGCCCGGCTCACCATCAGGGTGGTGGCCGAGGCGTTGGAGTGGTCGATGCCGAAGATCTGGCGCATCGAGAGCGGGGCGACCAGCATGCGCTCGCTGGACGTCGAGGCGATGTGCCGGATATACGGTGCGTCACCGCAAATGACCGAGGCTCTGACCGGGCTGGCGAAGGAAACCAGGGCCCGGGGTTGGTGGCACTGCTACGGCGAGGCCATCCCCGGGTGGTTTGAGCCGTACCTCGGGCTGGAGGCCGTGGCGAGCCATCTCCGGATGTACGAGCCGCAGTTCGTACCCGGGCTGCTCCAGACCCCGGCGTACGCCACCGAGGTCTCCCGGATTGTCAGTCCCGAACTCGCACCCGCCGAACGCGAGCGGGCAGTCCGGATCGAACTGTCCCGGCAGGAGATCCTCGACGGGCAGCGGGGACCGGCGCCGCAGCTCGACGTGGTGCTCGACGAGGCGGTGCTGCGCCGGGCCGCCGGCAGCGGGCAGATGATGGGCGAGCAGCTGCGCCACCTGGTGACGGTCAGCCAGCAGCCGAACATCTCGGTACGGGTGCTGCCGTTCTCGGCAGGGCTCTACCGGGCCGAGCGGGCCAACGGCGGCTTCGCGATCCTGGAGTTTCCGAAGGACGGGCTCGGACGCCGCACCGAGCCGCCGATCGTCTACAGCGGCGGCCTCACCGGCGCGCTCTATCTGGAGAAGCCGCACGAGGTGGACAGCCACGCCGCCCTCTGGCGGGACTTCGAGGAAATCTGTCTCACCGAGGAGCTGTCCCGGAAGCTGATCACGACGGTGGCCGAGGAGTACGGCGGCTGA
- a CDS encoding helix-turn-helix domain-containing protein — protein sequence MSAVNPRPRRRYQSPVREEAARRTRQAIVAAAAGMFVERGYAATSLADIATAAGVARPTVFAAFGSKPALLRQVLDQALAGDDAPVAVADRPWFRPVWDATTPAELLDAYAEVCVLIGGRAARLFETVRRAADDAPEVADLWQTLCRNRRAGATMAVDRAATLGPLTPDLDRDRAIDVLWLHNDPAHYATLVHDRGWSERDFAGWLATSMRHALLPG from the coding sequence ATGAGTGCTGTCAACCCCAGACCCAGGCGCCGTTACCAGTCACCGGTCCGCGAGGAGGCTGCCCGGCGTACCCGGCAGGCGATCGTGGCCGCCGCCGCCGGGATGTTCGTGGAACGCGGCTACGCGGCGACCTCGCTGGCAGACATCGCCACGGCCGCCGGAGTGGCCCGGCCGACCGTCTTCGCGGCCTTCGGCTCCAAACCGGCGCTGCTGCGCCAGGTGCTCGACCAGGCGCTCGCCGGTGACGACGCCCCGGTCGCCGTCGCCGACCGGCCCTGGTTCCGGCCTGTCTGGGACGCCACCACCCCGGCCGAACTGCTCGACGCGTACGCCGAGGTGTGCGTACTGATCGGCGGACGGGCGGCCCGGCTGTTCGAGACCGTACGGCGCGCCGCCGACGACGCCCCCGAGGTGGCCGACCTGTGGCAGACGCTCTGCCGCAACCGGCGGGCCGGTGCCACCATGGCAGTCGACCGCGCCGCCACCCTCGGCCCGCTCACGCCCGACCTCGACCGGGACCGCGCGATCGACGTCCTCTGGCTGCACAACGACCCCGCGCACTACGCCACACTGGTGCACGACCGTGGTTGGTCCGAACGGGACTTCGCCGGCTGGCTGGCCACCAGCATGCGCCACGCCCTGCTGCCCGGCTGA
- a CDS encoding cellulose binding domain-containing protein, with the protein MTVPSVRRWTTAVAALALAVTAGLVAPPAPARAAVACEVDFTASNWNGGYLGNALLRNLGDLPWERVVVEFTLPDGHQLASIWNYNVVVLGQNVRAESSPGLAAVPPGGTTSFGFVARHSGTFRPPTNWRVNGATCSVRGSAPAVLADPTAATVPEGASTSFTVRLSHPPAGSVSVRMTTSGTGTWAVPPMVLTFSPSDWSTPKSFAVYSSQDADAVDDVVVFTLAVPGYLSDTVTITQADDD; encoded by the coding sequence ATGACCGTCCCCTCCGTACGCCGCTGGACCACCGCCGTCGCCGCCCTGGCCCTGGCCGTCACCGCCGGGCTCGTCGCCCCACCCGCCCCGGCCCGGGCAGCGGTCGCCTGCGAGGTCGACTTCACCGCCTCCAACTGGAACGGTGGCTATCTCGGCAACGCCCTGCTCCGCAATCTCGGCGACCTGCCCTGGGAAAGGGTCGTGGTGGAGTTCACCCTCCCCGACGGCCACCAGCTCGCGTCGATCTGGAACTACAACGTGGTGGTCCTCGGCCAGAACGTGCGGGCGGAGAGCAGCCCCGGCCTGGCTGCGGTGCCGCCCGGCGGAACGACCTCGTTCGGCTTCGTCGCCCGGCACAGCGGCACTTTCCGGCCGCCGACCAACTGGCGGGTCAACGGCGCGACCTGCTCGGTGCGCGGCTCGGCTCCGGCCGTGCTCGCCGACCCGACGGCGGCGACGGTGCCCGAGGGTGCCTCCACCAGCTTCACCGTACGACTGAGCCACCCGCCGGCCGGGTCCGTCTCCGTCCGGATGACGACGAGCGGTACCGGCACCTGGGCCGTCCCGCCGATGGTGCTCACGTTCTCGCCGAGCGACTGGAGTACGCCGAAGTCGTTCGCCGTCTACAGCAGCCAGGACGCCGACGCGGTCGACGACGTGGTCGTCTTCACCCTCGCCGTGCCCGGCTATCTCTCCGACACCGTGACCATCACCCAGGCCGACGACGACTGA